One region of Chanodichthys erythropterus isolate Z2021 chromosome 17, ASM2448905v1, whole genome shotgun sequence genomic DNA includes:
- the mrpl44 gene encoding 39S ribosomal protein L44, mitochondrial has product MAACRALVSRAVIPLHYHVSRGVMLTQVREKKRWMKAYTLIMERKRKLEGPPPPKPRSQQPNFDYHAEVEAFSTRLQESFSLDLLKTAFVNSCYLRSEEERRRALGLDSETTALNLKDNGELRAHGQQFTKGFLSDWCRGSFPSLPEEGVAAVVGHLTGSEVMCHVARNLAVEELTMSAEFPIPDDTLQGTFFAVIGALEQSSGPVRAGLFIRDFLVTQVIGKDLFDMWRVVDPMGLLVKELTRKSVALPEPRLIRSAGASTVLPLYFVGLYSDRKLLAQGPGETVLAAEEEAARVALRKLYGFTENRRPCDFTAPTGQLQKPSARALASG; this is encoded by the exons ATGGCGGCGTGCAGGGCGCTCGTGAGTCGCGCTGTGATACCTCTGCATTATCATGTGTCCAGAGGAGTGATGCTCACACAAGTCAGAGAGAAGAAGAGATGGATGAAGGCTTACACACTCATTATGGAGAGGAAGAGAAAGCTGGAGGGACCTCCACCTCCAAAGCCGCG CTCCCAGCAGCCAAACTTTGATTATCATGCTGAAGTGGAGGCTTTCAGCACCCGTCTGCAGGAGAGTTTCTCTCTGGATCTTCTGAAGACTGCATTTGTGAATTCGTGTTACCTGCGATCTGAGGAGGAGAGGAGGCGAGCGCTGGGCCTTGACTCGGAGACGACCGCCCTCAACCTGAAAGACAACGGCGAGCTGCGTGCGCACGGTCAACAGTTCACAAAG GGTTTCCTCAGTGACTGGTGCAGGGGCAGCTTTCCTAGCTTGCCTGAGGAGGGTGTGGCAGCCGTTGTAGGTCATCTGACAGGGTCAGAGGTCATGTGTCATGTCGCACGGAACCTTGCCGTGGAGGAATTGACGATGAGTGCAGAGTTTCCTATTCCAGATGACACACTGCAGGGAACGTTCTTCGCTGTGATTGGTGCTCTGGAGCAGAGCAGCGGGCCTGTGCGAGCCGGCCTTTTTATTAGG GATTTCCTTGTGACTCAAGTGATTGGGAAAGATCTGTTTGACATGTGGAGGGTGGTTGATCCCATGGGGCTGCTGGTTAAAGAACTGACCCGTAAAAGTGTAGCGCTACCTGAGCCCCGCCTCATCCGGTCTGCTGGTGCCAGTACTGTCCTCCCTCTCTATTTTGTTGGGCTTTACAG TGACCGTAAGCTGCTGGCTCAGGGTCCGGGTGAGACCGTCCTGGCAGCCGAAGAGGAGGCAGCGCGCGTGGCTCTGAGGAAAC